In a single window of the Nocardiopsis composta genome:
- a CDS encoding HpcH/HpaI aldolase/citrate lyase family protein, with protein MAAAPSRSRRSVLAVPASNPRFIEKARGLAADAFFLDLEDAVAPSEKDRAREAAVAALNEGGWGGRTRTVRVNDLGTAWTYRDVVAVVEGAGADLDCLVLPKVTEAAHVRWLDLLLTQIERATGLEPGRIGIEAQIEDARGLATVDAIAAASPRLETLVFGPADYMASMNMRTLTVGGQPPGYGADAYHYVLMRILTAARANDLQAIDGPYLQVRDVEGFRASAGRTAGLGYDGKWVLHPAQVEAANEVYAPDQADYDRAERILDAYEHATTVERRGAVMLGDEMLDEASRKMALVIAAKGRAAGLRRTPES; from the coding sequence ATGGCTGCGGCTCCGTCCAGGTCGCGTCGGTCGGTCCTCGCCGTCCCGGCGTCCAACCCCCGGTTCATCGAGAAGGCGCGCGGCCTCGCCGCCGACGCGTTCTTCCTGGACCTGGAGGACGCGGTGGCGCCGTCGGAGAAGGACCGGGCCCGGGAGGCGGCGGTGGCCGCGCTCAACGAGGGCGGCTGGGGCGGCCGGACCCGCACCGTCCGGGTGAACGACCTGGGCACCGCCTGGACCTACCGGGACGTGGTCGCCGTGGTCGAGGGCGCCGGCGCCGACCTGGACTGCCTGGTGCTGCCGAAGGTCACCGAGGCGGCGCACGTGCGGTGGCTGGACCTGCTGCTCACCCAGATCGAGCGGGCCACCGGGCTGGAGCCGGGGCGGATCGGCATCGAGGCGCAGATCGAGGACGCCCGCGGGCTGGCCACGGTGGACGCGATCGCCGCCGCCTCGCCGCGGCTGGAGACGCTGGTCTTCGGCCCGGCCGACTACATGGCGTCGATGAACATGCGCACGCTGACCGTCGGCGGGCAGCCGCCCGGCTACGGCGCCGACGCCTACCACTACGTGCTGATGCGCATCCTGACCGCCGCACGCGCCAACGACCTGCAGGCCATCGACGGCCCCTACCTGCAGGTGCGGGACGTCGAGGGGTTCCGCGCCTCGGCCGGGCGCACGGCCGGGCTCGGCTACGACGGCAAGTGGGTGCTGCACCCGGCCCAGGTGGAGGCCGCCAACGAGGTGTACGCCCCGGACCAGGCCGACTACGACCGCGCCGAGCGGATCCTGGACGCCTACGAGCACGCCACCACCGTGGAGCGGCGCGGCGCGGTGATGCTCGGCGACGAGATGCTGGACGAGGCGTCCCGGAAGATGGCCCTGGTCATCGCCGCCAAGGGCCGCGCCGCCGGACTGCGGCGCACCCCGGAGTCCTGA
- a CDS encoding FecCD family ABC transporter permease produces the protein MSSERTTAVIGASAEEARAKVGREEAAAALEERTRSHVRTRVVRTVGLIAALGVLVVCIGLSVSVGAKPIPLSTVWDALWNNDGSYDHSVIFELRVPRAVLGVFVGAALGLAGALMQGLTRNPLAEPGILGVNSGAAAAVVFAIYVFGVTSPSSYVWFAFLGAAVASVAVYALGSRGRSQATPVRLALAGTAIAAVLQGLVYTVIALDDFVFDRIRFWQVGSLVGRDLELFLRVWPFLLAGMVIALALAPALNTIALGDDLASALGARLNRTRTLAALAIVLLCGSATATAGPIWFVGLTVPHIARAIVGPDQRWLLPYSAVLAAILLTAADTLGRVVLPNGELEVGIITALVGAPVFIALVRRKRMAQL, from the coding sequence ATGAGTTCGGAGCGGACGACGGCCGTCATCGGAGCGTCGGCGGAGGAGGCCCGGGCGAAGGTCGGGCGCGAAGAGGCCGCCGCGGCGCTGGAGGAGCGGACGCGGAGCCATGTCCGGACCCGGGTGGTGCGCACCGTCGGGCTGATCGCGGCCCTCGGGGTCCTGGTGGTCTGCATCGGATTGAGCGTCTCGGTCGGCGCCAAGCCGATCCCGCTCTCCACCGTCTGGGACGCGCTGTGGAACAACGACGGCTCCTACGACCACAGCGTCATCTTCGAGCTGCGGGTGCCGCGCGCGGTGCTCGGCGTGTTCGTCGGGGCGGCGCTCGGCCTGGCCGGCGCGCTCATGCAGGGGCTGACCCGCAACCCGCTGGCCGAGCCCGGCATCCTCGGGGTGAACTCGGGCGCGGCCGCCGCGGTGGTGTTCGCCATCTACGTGTTCGGCGTGACCAGCCCCAGCTCCTACGTCTGGTTCGCCTTCCTCGGCGCCGCCGTCGCCTCCGTCGCGGTCTACGCGCTCGGCTCGCGCGGCCGCAGCCAGGCGACGCCGGTGCGGCTGGCCCTGGCCGGCACCGCGATCGCCGCCGTGCTGCAGGGCCTGGTGTACACGGTCATCGCCCTCGACGACTTCGTCTTCGACCGGATCCGGTTCTGGCAGGTCGGCTCCCTGGTCGGCCGCGACCTCGAACTGTTCCTGCGGGTCTGGCCGTTCCTGCTGGCCGGCATGGTGATCGCGCTGGCGCTCGCGCCGGCGCTGAACACCATCGCGCTCGGCGACGACCTGGCCTCGGCGCTCGGCGCCCGGCTCAACCGCACCCGCACCCTGGCCGCCCTGGCGATCGTGCTGCTGTGCGGCTCGGCCACCGCCACCGCCGGGCCGATCTGGTTCGTCGGGCTCACCGTGCCGCACATCGCGCGCGCCATCGTCGGCCCGGACCAGCGGTGGCTGCTTCCCTACTCCGCGGTGCTCGCCGCGATCCTGCTCACCGCCGCCGACACCCTCGGCCGGGTGGTGCTGCCCAACGGCGAGCTGGAGGTCGGCATCATCACGGCGCTGGTCGGCGCCCCGGTGTTCATCGCGTTGGTCCGGCGGAAGAGGATGGCCCAGCTGTGA
- a CDS encoding bifunctional helix-turn-helix transcriptional regulator/GNAT family N-acetyltransferase — MDSLETTASAPDGAAVPAADIARLRAFNRFLTARVGALDPGHLDSPWSLTEVRAFHELLHRGRSETSDLRRAMDIDAGQLSRVLARLESAGLVVRAPSPADGRKNTVELTPAGARAAALMDARADAKIGGLLAPLTPGERARLTGALAAVRELLAPDRPAGAPAPVLRPLGPGDLGWVLDRHGALYAQEYGWGADYEALVAKIVADFAAGHDPERERGWIAELDGERVGSVFCTRADEETAQLRLLLLEPAARGHGLGRRLVEECMDFARAAGYRRMKLWTQSCLTAARSIYSRAGFTLRESRPHRDFGDGLVAEVWDREL, encoded by the coding sequence ATGGATTCCCTGGAGACCACCGCTTCCGCTCCGGACGGGGCCGCCGTCCCCGCCGCCGACATCGCCCGGCTCCGCGCCTTCAACCGCTTCCTCACCGCCCGCGTCGGGGCGCTCGACCCCGGCCACCTCGACTCGCCCTGGTCCCTGACCGAGGTGCGCGCCTTCCACGAGCTGCTGCACCGCGGCCGCTCCGAGACCTCCGACCTGCGCCGCGCGATGGACATCGACGCCGGCCAGCTGAGCCGGGTACTGGCCCGGTTGGAATCGGCCGGCCTGGTCGTCCGGGCCCCCTCCCCCGCCGACGGCCGGAAGAACACCGTCGAGCTGACCCCGGCGGGCGCCCGCGCCGCGGCGCTGATGGACGCGCGCGCCGACGCCAAGATCGGCGGCCTGCTCGCCCCTCTCACCCCCGGGGAGCGCGCCCGGCTGACGGGGGCGCTGGCCGCGGTGCGGGAGCTGCTCGCCCCCGACCGGCCGGCCGGCGCCCCCGCCCCGGTGCTGCGCCCGCTCGGCCCCGGCGACCTGGGCTGGGTGCTGGACCGGCACGGCGCGCTCTACGCGCAGGAGTACGGCTGGGGCGCCGACTACGAGGCGCTGGTCGCGAAGATCGTCGCCGACTTCGCCGCCGGGCACGACCCGGAGCGGGAGCGCGGCTGGATCGCCGAGCTCGACGGCGAGCGGGTGGGCAGCGTGTTCTGCACCCGGGCCGACGAGGAGACCGCACAGCTGCGCCTGCTGCTGCTCGAACCGGCCGCCCGCGGGCACGGGCTGGGGCGGCGGCTGGTGGAGGAGTGCATGGACTTCGCCCGCGCGGCCGGCTACCGCCGGATGAAGCTGTGGACGCAGTCCTGCCTGACGGCCGCCCGGTCCATCTACTCCCGCGCCGGGTTCACGCTGCGCGAGTCCCGGCCGCACCGGGACTTCGGCGACGGCCTGGTCGCCGAGGTCTGGGACCGGGAGCTCTGA
- a CDS encoding ABC transporter ATP-binding protein — MSEPSRLWGENLTLAYDQSVISSNLGISIPDNSFTVIVGPNACGKSTLLRALSRMLKPTSGAVHLDGRLISSYPSKEVARRLGLLPQSSVAPDGITVADLVARGRYPHQKLLRQWSRADEAVIGEAMDATSVSDLADRMVDELSGGQRQRVWLAMVLAQQTPLLLLDEPTTYLDIAHQIDVLDLCAELHADRDYTLVAVLHDLNHACRYATHLIVMKDGSVVAEGDPTEIVTDELVEKVFGLPVRVVADPETHTPMIVPVDRRGIAARRSAKESGGAAGEAAMGHPRSA, encoded by the coding sequence ATGTCCGAACCGTCCCGGCTGTGGGGAGAGAACCTGACCCTGGCCTACGACCAGAGCGTCATCTCCAGCAACCTGGGGATCAGCATCCCGGACAACTCCTTCACCGTGATCGTCGGCCCGAACGCGTGCGGCAAGTCGACGCTGCTCCGGGCGCTATCCCGGATGCTCAAGCCCACCAGCGGCGCGGTGCACCTGGACGGCAGGCTCATCTCCTCCTACCCCTCCAAGGAGGTCGCCCGCAGGCTGGGGCTGCTCCCGCAGTCCTCGGTCGCCCCGGACGGCATCACCGTCGCCGACCTGGTGGCGCGCGGCCGCTACCCGCACCAGAAGCTGCTCCGGCAGTGGTCCCGCGCCGACGAGGCGGTGATCGGCGAGGCGATGGACGCCACCAGCGTCTCCGACCTGGCCGACCGGATGGTCGACGAGCTCTCCGGCGGGCAGCGCCAGCGGGTGTGGCTGGCCATGGTGCTGGCCCAGCAGACCCCACTGCTGCTGCTCGACGAGCCCACCACCTACCTGGACATCGCGCACCAGATCGACGTCCTCGACCTCTGCGCCGAGCTGCACGCCGACCGGGACTACACGCTGGTGGCGGTGCTGCACGACCTCAACCACGCGTGCCGCTACGCCACCCACCTCATCGTGATGAAGGACGGCAGCGTCGTCGCCGAGGGCGACCCGACCGAGATCGTCACCGACGAGCTGGTAGAGAAGGTCTTCGGGCTGCCGGTGCGGGTGGTCGCCGACCCGGAGACGCACACCCCGATGATCGTCCCGGTGGACCGCAGGGGCATCGCCGCCCGCCGGTCCGCCAAGGAGAGCGGCGGCGCGGCCGGGGAGGCCGCGATGGGGCACCCGCGCTCGGCCTGA
- a CDS encoding MerR family transcriptional regulator, with protein sequence MFGIGDFARHGQVSVRMLRHYDAVGLLRPARVDPVSGYRFYEAAQLSRLNRIIALKDLGFTLNQVGSILDEQVSTEELRGMLRLRRAELEEDRAAAEARLAQVEARLRGIESEGLMSAYDVVLKPLPAVHLAELSGTAAGFAPEEIGPVIRPLYEELCRRLEEAGVVPNGPGLAYYEAAPEGGGAVVVHAGLPVPADARVGGGVAIVDLPAVERAATLVHRGSMDEVLPASQALARWIEENGREPAGNWRELNLEVPEDPAGWVTELQQPVA encoded by the coding sequence ATGTTCGGTATCGGAGATTTCGCCAGGCACGGCCAGGTGTCGGTGCGCATGCTGCGCCACTACGACGCGGTCGGGCTGCTGCGCCCGGCGCGGGTCGACCCGGTCAGCGGGTACCGCTTCTACGAGGCGGCGCAGCTGAGCCGGCTCAACCGGATCATCGCGCTGAAGGACCTCGGCTTCACCCTGAACCAGGTGGGCTCCATCCTGGACGAGCAGGTGAGCACCGAGGAGCTGCGCGGCATGCTCCGGCTCCGCCGGGCCGAGCTGGAGGAGGACCGGGCGGCGGCGGAGGCGCGGCTGGCCCAGGTCGAGGCGAGGCTCCGGGGGATCGAGAGCGAGGGGCTCATGTCCGCCTACGACGTCGTGCTCAAACCACTGCCCGCGGTGCACCTGGCGGAGCTGTCCGGAACCGCCGCCGGGTTCGCCCCGGAGGAGATCGGGCCGGTGATCCGGCCGCTCTACGAGGAGCTGTGCCGCCGGCTGGAGGAGGCCGGGGTGGTCCCCAACGGCCCGGGGCTGGCCTACTACGAGGCCGCTCCGGAGGGCGGCGGCGCGGTGGTCGTGCACGCCGGTCTGCCGGTCCCGGCGGACGCGCGGGTCGGCGGCGGGGTGGCGATCGTGGACCTGCCCGCGGTGGAGCGCGCCGCGACGCTCGTCCACAGGGGCTCGATGGACGAGGTCCTGCCGGCCAGCCAGGCCCTGGCGCGCTGGATCGAGGAGAACGGCCGCGAGCCGGCCGGGAACTGGCGCGAACTCAACCTGGAGGTCCCGGAGGACCCGGCCGGCTGGGTCACCGAACTCCAGCAGCCGGTGGCCTGA
- a CDS encoding NAD(P)-dependent oxidoreductase: MRITVLGAGGGIGREVVAQALAGGHRVTAVVRDRARAGLGGHDRLDAVTADALDPASLLPAVKGADAVVSALGGRGGLSEPTTVCERGALAAVEAMHTAEVRRIVAISAATVTDEGDGPFTRLAVKPLLRRMLRHPRADSIRMEEVLAGSGLDWTVLRPPRLLDRPRTGRYRMREGANVRGGLQIGRADVADAVLRVLADPARIRTAVGVAY, from the coding sequence ATGAGGATCACCGTTCTTGGAGCCGGCGGCGGGATCGGCCGCGAGGTGGTCGCCCAGGCGCTGGCCGGCGGCCACCGGGTCACGGCGGTGGTGCGGGACCGCGCCCGCGCCGGGCTGGGCGGGCACGACCGGCTCGACGCGGTCACCGCCGACGCCCTCGACCCGGCCTCGCTGCTGCCCGCGGTCAAGGGGGCCGACGCGGTCGTCTCCGCGCTGGGCGGGCGCGGCGGGCTCTCCGAGCCCACCACCGTCTGCGAGCGGGGCGCCCTCGCGGCGGTCGAGGCGATGCACACCGCGGAGGTGCGCCGCATCGTCGCGATCAGCGCGGCCACCGTCACCGACGAGGGCGACGGCCCGTTCACCCGGCTCGCGGTCAAGCCGCTGCTGCGCCGGATGCTGCGGCACCCCCGCGCCGACTCGATCCGGATGGAGGAGGTGCTGGCCGGCAGCGGCCTGGACTGGACGGTGCTGCGCCCGCCGAGGCTGCTGGACCGCCCGCGCACCGGCCGGTACCGGATGCGCGAGGGCGCCAACGTCCGCGGCGGCCTGCAGATCGGCCGCGCCGACGTGGCCGACGCGGTCCTGAGGGTGCTCGCCGACCCCGCCCGGATCCGCACCGCGGTGGGCGTCGCCTACTGA
- a CDS encoding molybdopterin-dependent oxidoreductase, protein MSNRSQSEAVAYPTSSHWGSYQVLVEGDRVVGVRPDPDDPAPSPLIGNAPDAQHHSTRIARPSIRRRWLERGPGPNPRRGAPDDEFVEVDWDTALDLLAAELRRVHEEHGAEAVFGGSYGWGSAGRFHHSQSQLHRFLNTVGGYTRSRNTYSHAVVEVLFPHLLGTPAAHDLLERPPSWKAIARHTDLIVTFGGLRASNTWISSGGRAAGTALPAMEKAAGAGVRTVSVSPLRDDTIDEMGAEWLPVSPGTDTAVLLALIHVLFDEDLADRAFLDRYTVGADVVRRSVMGMIDGVVKTPEWAEEVSGLPATRIRALAREMAAGRTLVNVGWSVQRARYGEQPMWAGLALAACLGQIGLPGGGFATGYGSTGRYGGGSTPGGLPRFPQGANPVDRYIPVNCTADMLLDPGGAFVYDGEELTYPDVRLVVWSGGNPFHHHQDLARLTRAFGRPETVWVVDTHWTATARHADIVLPSTTTLERDDMAASQGDLRLRAMPRAVPPHGEARDEYEVYRALAARLGREAEFTEGRTAEEWRRHMYEEWRKRQKEAFAADLPDYDAFWAAGSVDLPGRVEEEALLGDFRADPVAAPLKTPSGRIELFSATIEGFDLPDCPGYPVWLPGEERLGSPRSRRWPLLLLANQPSGRLHSQQDMGAYSRGQKIAGRAPLRLHPDDAAARGLADGDVVRVHNDRGSLLAGVQVSDELRPGVAQLSTGAWYDPSAPDVTCVHGNPNALTPTTGTSGLSQGCTGQHVLVEVTRYRGDPPPVRALEPPVIITLEQQDAEGWE, encoded by the coding sequence ATGAGCAACCGGTCGCAGAGCGAGGCCGTCGCATATCCGACCAGTTCGCACTGGGGCAGCTACCAGGTCCTGGTCGAAGGGGACCGGGTGGTCGGGGTCCGGCCCGACCCGGACGACCCCGCACCCTCGCCGCTGATCGGCAACGCGCCCGACGCCCAGCACCACAGCACCCGCATCGCCCGGCCGTCGATCCGCCGCCGCTGGCTGGAGCGCGGCCCGGGGCCCAACCCGCGCCGCGGCGCCCCCGACGACGAGTTCGTCGAGGTCGACTGGGACACCGCGCTCGACCTGCTCGCCGCCGAACTCCGCCGGGTGCACGAGGAGCACGGCGCCGAGGCGGTCTTCGGCGGCTCCTACGGCTGGGGCAGCGCCGGCCGGTTCCACCACTCGCAGAGCCAGCTGCACCGGTTCCTCAACACCGTCGGCGGCTACACCCGCAGCCGCAACACCTACAGCCACGCCGTGGTCGAGGTGCTCTTCCCGCACCTGCTTGGCACGCCCGCCGCGCACGACCTGCTGGAGCGGCCGCCGTCCTGGAAGGCGATCGCCCGGCACACCGACCTCATCGTGACCTTCGGCGGGCTGCGCGCCTCCAACACCTGGATCTCCTCCGGCGGCCGGGCCGCCGGCACCGCGCTGCCCGCCATGGAGAAGGCGGCCGGGGCGGGCGTGCGCACCGTGTCGGTCAGCCCGCTGCGCGACGACACCATCGACGAGATGGGCGCCGAGTGGCTGCCCGTCTCGCCCGGCACCGACACCGCCGTGCTGCTGGCCCTCATCCACGTCCTGTTCGACGAGGACCTGGCCGACCGGGCCTTCCTGGACCGCTACACGGTCGGCGCCGACGTGGTGCGCCGCTCGGTCATGGGCATGATCGACGGCGTCGTGAAGACCCCGGAGTGGGCCGAGGAGGTCAGCGGCCTGCCCGCGACCCGGATCCGCGCCCTGGCCAGGGAGATGGCGGCCGGCCGCACCCTGGTCAACGTGGGCTGGTCGGTGCAGCGCGCCCGGTACGGCGAGCAGCCGATGTGGGCCGGCCTGGCGCTGGCCGCCTGCCTCGGCCAGATCGGGCTGCCCGGCGGCGGGTTCGCCACCGGCTACGGCTCCACCGGGCGCTACGGCGGCGGCTCCACACCCGGCGGCCTGCCGCGCTTCCCGCAGGGCGCCAACCCGGTCGACCGGTACATCCCGGTCAACTGCACCGCCGACATGCTGCTCGACCCGGGCGGCGCCTTCGTCTACGACGGCGAGGAGCTCACCTACCCCGACGTCAGACTGGTCGTCTGGTCCGGCGGCAACCCGTTCCACCACCACCAGGACCTGGCCCGGCTGACCAGGGCGTTCGGCCGCCCGGAGACGGTATGGGTGGTGGACACGCACTGGACCGCCACCGCCCGGCACGCCGACATCGTGCTGCCCTCCACCACCACCCTGGAGCGCGACGACATGGCGGCCAGCCAGGGCGACCTGCGGCTGCGCGCGATGCCCAGGGCGGTCCCGCCGCACGGCGAGGCGCGCGACGAGTACGAGGTCTACCGGGCCCTGGCCGCGCGGCTGGGCCGGGAGGCCGAGTTCACCGAGGGCCGCACCGCCGAGGAGTGGCGGCGGCACATGTACGAGGAGTGGCGGAAGCGGCAGAAGGAGGCGTTCGCCGCCGACCTGCCCGACTACGACGCCTTCTGGGCGGCCGGCTCGGTCGATCTGCCCGGCCGGGTCGAGGAGGAGGCCCTGCTCGGCGACTTCCGCGCCGACCCGGTGGCCGCGCCGCTGAAGACGCCCAGCGGCCGCATCGAGCTGTTCTCCGCCACCATCGAGGGCTTCGACCTGCCGGACTGCCCGGGCTACCCGGTGTGGCTGCCCGGCGAGGAGCGGCTGGGCTCGCCGCGCTCCCGGCGCTGGCCGCTGCTGCTCCTCGCCAACCAGCCCTCCGGCCGGCTCCACAGCCAGCAGGACATGGGTGCCTACAGCCGCGGCCAGAAGATCGCCGGGCGGGCCCCGCTCCGCCTGCACCCCGACGACGCGGCCGCCCGCGGTCTCGCCGACGGCGACGTGGTCCGGGTCCACAACGACCGCGGCAGCCTGCTGGCCGGCGTCCAGGTCTCCGACGAGCTGCGCCCCGGCGTCGCCCAGCTCTCCACCGGCGCCTGGTACGACCCGTCCGCCCCGGACGTCACCTGCGTCCACGGCAACCCGAACGCCCTCACCCCGACGACCGGCACCTCGGGCCTGTCCCAGGGCTGCACCGGCCAGCACGTCCTGGTCGAGGTCACCCGCTACCGGGGCGACCCGCCCCCGGTCCGGGCCCTGGAGCCGCCGGTGATCATCACCCTGGAGCAGCAGGACGCGGAGGGCTGGGAGTAG
- a CDS encoding FecCD family ABC transporter permease — translation MTATETPTETAMRSRSRRVRPARTFRFGDRVSLRVRPRGLAVGTGLVAAITAVFAVLLMVGEYEIPLDKVVLALAGGGERLDLFFVRDVRLPRAWVAVLVGASLGVAGAVFQSLSRNPLGSPDIIGFTGGAATGAVAVILVFGGTMLQVSLGAVAGGVGTAALVYLLAMKRGVQGYRLILVGIGISAMLLSVRDYLLTRADLTEAKTAQIWMIGSLNARGWTEVISVCVCMAILLPVIFALAPRLRLMEMGDQTAGALGVPVQATQAVALIAASALTGAAIAVAGPISFIALAAPQLARRLLHSTGTAFFGAALMGALLLIAADLVAQRALAPAQLPVGAVTAVIGGSYLVWLLYREWRTGRA, via the coding sequence GTGACGGCGACCGAGACCCCCACCGAAACCGCGATGCGGAGCCGCTCCCGCCGGGTCCGCCCGGCCCGGACCTTCCGGTTCGGCGACCGGGTGTCGCTGCGGGTGCGCCCGCGCGGCCTGGCCGTCGGCACCGGCCTCGTCGCCGCGATCACCGCGGTCTTCGCGGTCCTGCTCATGGTGGGCGAGTACGAGATCCCGCTGGACAAGGTGGTGCTGGCGCTGGCCGGCGGGGGAGAGCGGCTGGACCTGTTCTTCGTCCGCGACGTCCGGCTGCCCCGAGCCTGGGTCGCGGTGCTGGTCGGCGCCTCCCTCGGGGTGGCCGGGGCGGTGTTCCAGAGCCTGTCCCGCAACCCGCTGGGCAGCCCGGACATCATCGGCTTCACCGGCGGCGCCGCCACCGGCGCGGTCGCCGTCATCCTGGTGTTCGGCGGCACCATGCTGCAGGTGTCGCTGGGCGCGGTGGCCGGCGGCGTCGGCACCGCGGCCCTGGTCTACCTGCTCGCGATGAAGCGCGGCGTGCAGGGGTACCGGCTGATCCTGGTCGGCATCGGCATCAGCGCCATGCTGCTGTCGGTCCGCGACTACCTGCTGACCCGGGCCGACCTCACCGAGGCGAAGACCGCGCAGATCTGGATGATCGGCAGCCTCAACGCGCGCGGCTGGACCGAGGTCATCTCGGTCTGCGTGTGCATGGCGATCCTGCTGCCGGTGATCTTCGCGCTGGCCCCGCGGCTCCGCCTGATGGAGATGGGCGACCAGACCGCCGGCGCGCTCGGTGTCCCGGTGCAGGCCACCCAGGCGGTGGCGCTGATCGCGGCGAGCGCGCTGACCGGCGCGGCGATCGCCGTCGCCGGGCCGATCTCGTTCATCGCCCTGGCCGCGCCGCAGCTGGCCCGCCGGCTGCTCCACTCCACCGGCACCGCCTTCTTCGGGGCGGCCCTGATGGGCGCCCTGCTGCTGATCGCCGCCGACCTGGTGGCCCAGCGCGCGCTGGCGCCGGCCCAGCTCCCGGTGGGAGCGGTCACCGCCGTCATCGGCGGAAGCTACCTGGTCTGGCTGCTCTACCGTGAATGGCGGACCGGCCGTGCCTGA